The Microbacterium sp. Nx66 genome contains a region encoding:
- a CDS encoding ABC transporter substrate-binding protein — translation MRTSARIGLAAAAAAALVLPLASCAGGESEASDGQVEISFFHRWPNEPKNSYYNDMVAEFEKENPDIKVSVESVLNDAYKDKVKVVAGSANAPDVLFTWSGSFVDELVSNDALLDLGPWLEEDADFRDSFYPSQLEAFEVDGTSYGLPVGMQSKLFFYNRDVFEELGLEAPATWDEFIDVLETIQDAGMTPIEYGAQEQWTIAHYVGTLNQRVVDPEVFAADQDPATGEFTDEGYVRALERFQELAEYMNDDLTAVGHEIARNAWIAGEAPIMYMQSAEVGYFGDAQFEYGTFNFPAVTGGKGDPAELTGAPEGFAISKTTEHPEEAQRFLEFLLSKQSGIAYAERAGELSPVKGAVEEADVPEISRELAQGIVDASAMTTWLDNAYDPQIVQAYLSETQLMLSGQQTPEGVMAAVQEAAKRVRDAS, via the coding sequence ATGCGAACATCAGCCCGGATCGGCCTGGCGGCTGCGGCCGCCGCAGCCCTCGTCCTACCCCTGGCCTCGTGCGCCGGAGGCGAGAGCGAGGCGTCGGACGGCCAGGTGGAGATCAGCTTCTTCCACCGCTGGCCCAACGAGCCGAAGAACTCGTACTACAACGACATGGTGGCGGAGTTCGAGAAGGAGAACCCCGACATCAAGGTCTCCGTCGAGAGCGTGCTCAACGACGCCTACAAGGACAAGGTGAAGGTCGTCGCGGGCTCCGCCAATGCTCCTGACGTCCTATTCACCTGGAGCGGTTCGTTCGTGGACGAGCTCGTCTCCAATGACGCCCTGCTCGACCTCGGGCCGTGGCTCGAGGAGGACGCGGACTTCCGGGACAGCTTCTACCCGAGTCAGCTGGAGGCCTTCGAGGTCGACGGCACCTCCTACGGCCTGCCGGTGGGGATGCAGTCGAAGCTGTTCTTCTACAACAGGGACGTCTTCGAGGAGCTGGGACTCGAGGCGCCGGCGACGTGGGACGAGTTCATCGACGTCCTGGAGACGATCCAGGACGCCGGTATGACCCCGATCGAGTACGGTGCGCAGGAGCAGTGGACGATCGCGCACTACGTCGGCACGCTGAATCAGCGTGTCGTCGATCCGGAGGTGTTCGCAGCGGATCAGGATCCGGCGACCGGCGAGTTCACGGACGAGGGATATGTCCGGGCACTGGAGCGCTTCCAGGAACTCGCCGAGTACATGAACGACGACCTCACGGCCGTCGGGCATGAGATCGCGCGCAACGCCTGGATCGCGGGGGAGGCGCCGATCATGTACATGCAGAGCGCCGAGGTGGGGTACTTCGGCGACGCGCAGTTCGAGTACGGCACGTTCAACTTCCCCGCCGTCACGGGTGGCAAGGGTGATCCGGCGGAACTGACCGGAGCGCCGGAGGGCTTCGCGATCTCGAAGACCACGGAGCATCCCGAGGAGGCCCAGCGGTTCCTCGAGTTCCTGCTCAGCAAGCAGAGCGGTATCGCCTACGCGGAACGAGCGGGCGAGCTGAGCCCGGTCAAGGGGGCCGTGGAAGAGGCGGATGTGCCCGAGATCTCACGGGAGCTCGCCCAGGGGATCGTCGACGCCTCGGCGATGACGACCTGGCTCGACAACGCCTACGATCCGCAGATCGTGCAGGCGTATCTGTCCGAGACCCAGCTGATGCTCAGCGGCCAGCAGACCCCCGAGGGGGTCATGGCCGCCGTGCAGGAAGCGGCGAAGCGCGTGCGCGACGCCTCCTGA